From the Cucumis sativus cultivar 9930 chromosome 5, Cucumber_9930_V3, whole genome shotgun sequence genome, the window TAGTAGAAGAGGAAACGACGAATATATTTCAGGAGTTATTAAACCAAGCACGTCGTGAGCTACTCTGGctgttcaaaattttcatcccTTAACTTTTTGGTTACGATGATGCATGTGAAAGTTATCAACGGTTGGAGCAACAAGTCCTTTGACATGATGTTAAAGATAATAAGATGTGTGTTTCCAATATGTAGTACCAATGTCTCTAGCTCATTCTACGAGGCTAAACGAAAATTGGGTGACTTGGGCTTGGGTTACGTGACTATTTATGTCGTAAGTACAACTGTGCCATTTTGCATCGTTGTAGCCTTCGCTGACGTGAACAGCATCTGGCGACGCGTGGCTGTGTCGGAAAAAACCacatttcttgtagtgtacactagaacaaaagaaattcaagTTGCAATGATTGAACAAATTTCAAACCTCTGGTAAGGCTCCTATTTCTCTCTACTTTATTTTACTTCTGGTGCTAGAATTGGTATGCTTTCGTTATTTATCAACTTTGGTGTTAAATTTTAGTCATTTAGATTTgcctaatattttttttctttgatctttTTCAGGATTCTCCATTTCATAACTCTTTTTGCATGGTAATATGGTTGCAATGTTTCAATGCTTGTAGTTATGTATTTAAGAAACTTTTGTACCCAAATGGTTTACTTGTACACTTTTTTCgtgcaactttttttttttttttttttttgcattgaATATATTACTCATTTTCTTGAATGATCACTCAATTAGGGCAATCATGTTTTTAACTCTGAACAATTTAATGTGAAATGTGATGTGACCTAAGTTTCAAAAATGTCTTCGAAAAAATATGTTAGGAAATACTTGGTTAATTTGATAACTTCAAAAATTACTTTGCAAAAATAACTTAGGtgtaaataaagaaaaactagtttgcaaaaatatcttaggaaaagtttcttttaaaaataactttggGAAAATTGTGTTTCAAAGTTACTGATTAAAcatcaaaaaattaattgtgtttaatttagtaaaaatgacgagagagaaaaaaaagcacaacacaaacaaataaacataataaaaatgatgtttGGTAATTAGGTTGGTAGTGTTTTCAttcaatcaactttttttagcttttaatataaattttaaaagaataattttttcgAAAAgctaaattcttttttattgaaaatttcttttaattatgagAAGATTTATCtcaaaagaagatttgaagaacatacaaaattattgtatCATGTAAAGAAGAGATTTATCATGCATAttttcaaagaagaaaatcgGTATCATAACTATAGGGATTTTGTATGCAATattggggtttttttttttaaatagaaaaagttgaataatttttatagtttataaaattgaactaTTAATAGACAAATTTCATTACACtttcatacaaatattttgtcaaatattttatttttgacaatttctctACAATGTTAGACTTTATATCTCACAAATCTAAATATCACAATTTGCAAAATGTTTGAGTTTTGCAGTATTTGATAATTAGGTCGGTTGTGAAATCATGAAAAAActtgtataattatttttaaaaattacaaaattagtaaccttataactttttttaaaaaaaatcaatatcaacaaaatgaaCCTTTACAAAGCAATGAAACagaacattaaaataaaatgtagtAATTAAACTTTCtcctaaaattatttacatgaCATGTTTacttacaaaaaatataattgaactGGTGAACTTGCGTATGGAGGGAgacctttcttcttctaagaTATTCTCTCGAAAAGTGAGAAAGAATCAAAAGCATGCTTATAAAGGCTTTGAATGGGACCATGTCCTTTACTTTGAGTCGATAGCGAAAGCTAGTCCCCTTGTGAATTGAGAGGTAGTGAGTTTCTAATGGTTCCACAATAACTTTCTACAATACTAAATGTATTCACAACCTTACAACGTCAGTTACTCAATGATCACAAGAGCTAGGGTACATATGTCTATCGACTGTAGGCATTGAATTAGGCAGTTAGCATACTTCCCATAATCCATGAATTTGACCTAGTTTGTCGTCAATGTACTAGAAGATGTTTCATCATTCTATATCATCTACTTAGGACCTTAGTGGATTAACGGGAACAGAAGTCATAGATGTCAAGGAGATGGTTGTCATGTTTTTCACATATTAGTATTAGCGCACAACATTGAgaattgaaaaattcaaagagaGTTTGTATGGTCTGATATGTGAGAAAGTTTTTAAGCATTTCAACATGCCCACTGGCACTCCGATTAAGAAAAGTCAAGCAGCTTCTTTGCTTTTTCTAGCTTCCTCAATCAGTTCAGCTCTCTAGCTTACTCTTCTGGAAAACTAGCTCAACGGATCATGTGGATCTAGCAAACTCTGCCTGATTCTTATTCACTGCCTAGCGCCTTATTCATACTCTTTGTTTCTTCATGGAAGAGCTGATCGCTCACTCTTTTATCGGGTAATCGGGTCAATGAGAATAAGAGGTGCCTATCACTATAAGAAAACGGAGTTATCTCAACGCACAAAAATGCATCGGGATAGCCAAATTAGGGAAACAAAGCTCACCCCAATGCTGTAGATTTTGTGTCGGTCGGCGTAGTCCTCTGCCCCGACGTAGTGTTGAAGATGTTGGACAACATAACACTTTTCCGTTGCAATGCACAAAAATGTCGGGgaaacattttgtttaaataatatatattttctctaacGCCATGAAAGTACACGTTGAGGATGCCCCAACTATGACCGATGTGGAAGTATGTGGCGTcgagaaaaatagaaattatttttttaatttatgatttttctgaCGTTTACATGCATGGCGTCGAGAATTGGTCCAATTATGCCAACATTAGTGTTAACCATATCGGGAAAAATTTAacctttaaattattattcaacCTTCACTACTAACaaaacaggctctcttgacgtttttaaactgtcaagagaaggctctcttgacggttttaaaaccgtcgttgaagccagcgtcaagaaaggcaaagttcttgacggttgattaaacgtcaagaatagtgaacgttgacgttttataaacgtcaagtatacttATGTTCATGACGTTTTAGAACCGTCAAGACTGgtattgtttatgacattttaaaactgtcaaggATGAACtgatttatgacattttaaacccgtcaagaattttaatattcatgacattttaaaactgtcaagaatgtaAATGTTCTTGACATTTGTCAACCGTCAAAAATGCAATTGTTCATGATAGTTTAAAACCGTTAAGCTTGCAattgttcatgacattttaaaaccgtcaagcattttttaatttttaaaaaaaaaagaaattgtaattgaattatgcTGTAATGAAAAGATGATTGTCCTGTAATTGTCCAGCAACAGTTTcatagatatttgatattcatcaaatatagtttcaaatctcaaacatatataaataaaaccattcaccatatatattcaattccaagactttacatatacataatgaaATAGGCTTTACATTAGATTTCATAGATaacatttttacaaagaaactaagtgtagaaaaTCTATCGAAATTTTCCGAAGGGACAAATACAAGCAAAATAGAAACTGAACGTGggtaatatatttttacaaagaaactaaatacaacAAGGTTATATTGTcatgaataacaaaattacaataaatctTGTCACTAACCAAACATCAATCACTTGCTTCGTAGCTTCATCACTACAATGGATCGATCAGAAAATAGCTTCAAACACATAAGGCCAGAGtctgtaaaaataaaaatataaaattaagtacCAATAAAATCTCCAACACTTGgtgaaattataaatgttcattaaaatatcaactaaaAGGATAAGttcaaaaagataaatttagggtactatttattctttttaacataTTCTAAACATATAACAGAGAAAAGTTGACATAAAGAAATGGATTTAGTATActgactaaaataaaatagcatGCAATGCTTGTGAAATAGTTGAAGCAGCCTAAAAAATCaccatcaaatcaacaaacttaaaaattcaaatcagtGGATAATTAAGGTCAGTTGaatattggaaaaataaacattagaAAGATACTTTAACAGCAAAACCTATTGTATGACCAAATAATACGAATATGAAACCATTCAAACATTCATGAGTGTCTTGGCCAAGTAATACGAATATGAAAccattcaaacattttttattccattagaaaatattagCAAACATTAGCACTGTTAGAAGTTCAAAGGTAGAGAACTTACTGTATGACCACATGCAAAAGCCATGTCCTTTGGGTTTGTGAGGCATATGGGGCAGACCTTGAACAAGagacatttaattaataatttatattaatgaagtcatgaaacaaaagagaaatttcttttgtttcagTAGACAAGGCTCTCACAACTTGTTGCCTTAATCAATCTTAAACCCCagatttcaacaaaattttcctAGAGTAATTGTAAAGCCACACATGTTTGGTTCTCTCATTCTTAGAAAActccataaataaaataaaagcgAAGTTACCGATTCAGATGAGGAACTATGTTTTTCAGCTTTTGCATTCTCCAAAATTTGGTTTGCAACTGCATTGTCATAATTGATGACTtcaggaggaggaggaagtgGCCCTGCACTTTTTCCATATACAGATTCTCTCCTGCATAATAGTTAGTGTGTTATTTTTCCAAACCCAAAACAGAAATTGTTAcgaaatcaacaaataaagaaatcatcaaatcatttttctactaCAAGCACCCTTTTACAACGCTTTTGAGCTCCCATAGAAatcatcaaatcatttttctactaCAACTAAGAAATGATACGAGAGAGTTCACAAGATGTAATCCAAATGACcaattacatattatatacacTTCTCTTAAACAGACGAGTCTTGTTTCTTTACATCCACTAATATCACATTTAATCCTAAGAATCTTGTTATCTATCAAACAAACTCTAACCCAACAATCCAAGACATCATGAGGCAATATGACATCAAGAACCAAGTCAAAATTGAACTAACGTTACACTCACATCCCAATTGCAAAACTTTCCATCGAAAACTGACAAAGAAATATCCTCGATTGAGATTTCGATTCATGTGTACAATGAAGACAAAGGAAAATTCGGACAAGAGAAAAGGGATAagacaaataaacaaattgacTTCTAAGTaatgagaaacaagaaaacaaaaataatgaaaaataaaaaagatgctCAATTAACACCTTTTGTAAGCACAacttatatttacaacttttacTTGAATAGGATTTGTTTATGTTGTACTAGTGTGTCCttgaattctaaaaatatagcaacCCATGTTCActaaggaaaacaaaaacacataaataCATCAAAATATCAGTAAGTTGAGTCACAAtcaaaaatacatttgaaaaatggaaactCTAAGTTGAAGAGAAAGATCAATTTCTTTAAGAGAGAAGAACAATACCTCACAGTGGCCATGAGCTGTAGAGTAATGGCCATTTTGATAGGTTTGTTTGATTATGGATATTGAAGTAGAATGGAAGTTAAATTTCATCAACCCAAcatcataaacaaaaatatatcaatatagtaAACAAAATACCTTTCGTTTAATGGATACTGAAAGATGACTCCACCCTGAAAAATTGTACaggaaaaaaattgcatgatataaaaattgaatgcaAAAAATATATGGACAAACCatggaaaacaaaagagaatttTCGAACGAGAACCGATCCAACCTAAAGTAAAGTAGTAAGAAAACAACGCATCAATTTTTAACAAGAGGCGTTTTGGATGAATTCTTATGatttctactttctttttcgGATTGTTTTTCATCATCTGAATTTAATTCCTCATCAATTGGAAAGCCTCTAAACCCAGAAAAAGggtcaacaaaatatttataaaaaaaaaaaaaaaaaaaaaaaactcatccCTTTCTGCTCTGCTCCTTCTATTAGTCAATCTAGCCACTAGAACAAATCACCCTAAAttggattttgaaatgaaattgccCGATCTCCATCAAGGGGGGTTTCACCCTAGCCAATGCGAAGCTCCAATGCCTTGACGCCAGCCGAGTTCGAGAGGTCGAAGAAATCCGATGGACGGATTTGGAAGGAGCGACAATAAGAGAGCAGAGATGGAGATGACGATTGAGAGGAACcaaaagagagatggagatgAAAATTGAGAGTGTAGCAGAGATGGAGATGGCGATTGAGAGGAACcaaaagagagatggagatgAAAATTGAGAGTGTAGCCGAGAGAGATGGAGATGCGAATTGAAAAGGCAACGACTGAGACGGCGATTGAGAGTGCAGCGGCTGAGACGACAAGTTCTGCATCTTCGTGCGTTTTGATTAAGGGAAGGAACGTGTTTTCATCCTAGGgttttagaaaagagaaaacgGACTTAATTGAAACGACGTCGTTTTAGTActaaattcttgacgtttttaaaacgtcaaacaatttttacaatagtcttgacgttttaaaaacctcaaggatttttttataaatttcttgacatttttcaaaacgtcaaggatttttttataaatttcttgacgtttttaaaacgtcgagtaaaattttaaattcttgacgtttagTAAACGTCAAGCATGTCGAATTCATACgcttcttgacgttttaagaacgtcaaaaaattaatagatatttcgtgatgttttaaaaacgtcaagaaaaaagttatttcttcttgacgttttttgaaaaaaacgtcaagaaaggaaaacagcAACCGTTAAGAAAGCccatttttctagtagtgCTTTCACAATGCAATAACTGAGACGTCAGGATTGGTCAGTCTATGAGTTGTTCTCAATGCCATCACCGTCCACCATCTCCTTGCCCACTGCCATTGTGTTCCACCGCCTACTGTCCTCCTTTCGTCATTGCATTATGTGGCCGCCGCCTCTACATTTTGGtaaagatattttttgttttttttttctctaaataaatgtatgattttgaatttgaatttgtttccATGAATAAAGTATAGATTGTATAGATTGTCACTGCCATCATCGTTGCATTAAATTGTGGGTATAGATTGTAtattgaaattgttgaaaGTTTATGAATTGAATTGTATATGGATCGTTTATGAATTAAAGTAGATGTATAAATGgaatattgaaatttgtaatAGATTAGGgtataaattattgaaattgtatgtataaattgaaaagatggATTGAAATTGTGATTGTTATAGAGGGGGacaattgaaattatatttaaatgtattgaaattgttgaattgatgaaatttaacaattttaaattgtacttcaaaatttttatgGATTTGTTGTGGCTATATCTTGCAATTATACTGGCCTgtagttttttatttgtgattatactttgtttgttggaattaAGTGTTAGTTAGAATTATGTTAGCCTTTAGTGGTTTATAATTGGAAGTGTTAGGTAGCTTTTAAAGCTTGTTAGTTGGAAGTGTTAGGTAGCTTGGAAAGATTGAAGTAATTATATGTGATTAGGTTGTTCTATCTGCAGttatggtaatttttttagtttaaacttaGATGTAGTGAAAGTTGGAATATTGGATACTTGTGAGTTGTAGCTTATTCATGGAGCAACTTTGAACATTTGAAAGGAGAAATATAAGAGTAATCAAACCTAGCTattatggtttttaaaaatggacaAGGGTTCGATGAAACTTAGAAATAAGTTCTTAGTTTAAGTATAGAGAGATCTAGTCTCAACTTTTAGAGGTTGTGAATTATCACATCAATGAGTATGCATGGATGATATGCCGGAGTTGCATAAGCAAAAACACGAAAAAAGCAATTGAAAGATagaagaaatgagaaagatGAATGAAGAACTGACTTGGACACAAAGAGGACCTTGACTCTATTGCAGTggttatttttcaacttttaagttctttaatttcttatcattgatacatatatattcatgGGACAAGTAGATTATAAAATTGTCACCtaacataaattattttaaaaaatattatatttaaaaacatgttaAAGAGTGATTTCGTATACGAAAAATAGACATAGAAAAAGTGATTTCTCTTTCAAAGCTCCAACGATAAAGTTAAAGAGGAAAGGGTATAAATTAGAATTTGACAACTCtaacttttattctttttgctGTTCTTTAAGGGCGTGAGATCCTGCTGGGTCCAAAATTAATGAGCTTTGGGCCTCGAAGCCCAAATATAAATCTCCAAAGTTTCCAAGTTCTGTAGAATGGCTAAAATCACTAAGGTGTACTTTAATTGGCCTAATCCTAATCGAATATGCATCAAAATAAGACTAAAATGttgagaaaatagaaaaacttaaatgttgagaaaatagaaaaacttaaatgggAAATTGAATCGGCGTGTTTTGTGAATATTATATAGTAAACATAGTAGGttgttttaaacttttacaaatatgataaaaaatttactttttaaaatactatttacttcaaatttgttattattcttaaactaTTCTTAAACTAttattcaataacttatttcgtattttcctttttaatgttttaaccattctttaagttttatttattgttttttttcccttggTTTTGTAGTGGGTGAACTACTATTAT encodes:
- the LOC116403716 gene encoding uncharacterized protein LOC116403716, which codes for MMKNNPKKKVEIIRIHPKRLLLKIDALFSYYFTLGWIGSRSKILFCFPWFVHIFFAFNFYIMQFFSCTIFQGGVIFQYPLNERRESVYGKSAGPLPPPPEVINYDNAVANQILENAKAEKHSSSSESVCPICLTNPKDMAFACGHTTLALCV